In Leopardus geoffroyi isolate Oge1 chromosome D1, O.geoffroyi_Oge1_pat1.0, whole genome shotgun sequence, a single window of DNA contains:
- the CSRP3 gene encoding cysteine and glycine-rich protein 3, producing MPNWGGGAKCGACEKTVYHAEEIQCNGRSFHKTCFHCMACRKALDSTTVAAHESEIYCKICYGRRYGPKGIGYGQGAGCLSTDTGEHLGLQFQQSPKPARSATTSNPSKFTAKFGESEKCPRCGKSVYAAEKVMGGGKPWHKTCFRCAICGKSLESTNVTDKDGELYCKVCYAKNFGPTGIGFGGLTHQVEKKE from the exons ATGCCGAACTGGGGCGGAGGAGCGAAATGTGGTGCCTGCGAAAAGACGGTCTACCACGCGGAAGAAATCCAGTGCAACGGAAGGAGTTTCCACAAGACCTGCTTCCACTGCA TGGCCTGCAGGAAGGCTCTCGACAGCACCACAGTCGCAGCTCACGAGTCGGAGATCTACTGTAAGATCTGCTACGGGCGCAGGTATGGCCCCAAGGGGATCGGGTACGGACAAGGCGCCGGCTGCCTCAGCACGGACACGGGCGAACATCTGGGCCTCCAGTTCCAACA GTCCCCAAAGCCGGCACGCTCAGCCACCACCAGCAACCCTTCCAAGTTCACTGCGAAGTTCGGAGAGTCTGAGAAGTGCCCTCGATGCGGCAAGTCGGTCTATGCTGCTGAGAAGGTGATGGGAGGTGGCAAG CCTTGGCACAAGACCTGTTTTCGCTGCGCCATCTGTGGGAAGAGTCTAGAGTCCACGAACGTCACTGACAAAGATGGGGAACTTTACTGCAAAG TTTGCTATGCCAAAAATTTTGGCCCTACGGGTATTGGGTTTGGAGGCCTAACACATCAAGTGGAGAAGAAAGAGTGA